A part of Cannabis sativa cultivar Pink pepper isolate KNU-18-1 chromosome 6, ASM2916894v1, whole genome shotgun sequence genomic DNA contains:
- the LOC115725301 gene encoding thioredoxin H-type yields MAEENQLIGCHNKNEWKDHFEKGKESKKLVVVDFTATWCGPCRVIGPILADLAKKTPNVVFLKVDVDELQDVATEWEIEAMPTILFLKEGKIVDKIVGAKKDELVEKVARYSAVAAA; encoded by the coding sequence ATGGCAGAGGAGAATCAACTTATCGGTTGCCACAACAAAAACGAGTGGAAGGATCATTTCGAGAAGGGAAAGGAGTCGAAGAAACTTGTAGTGGTTGATTTCACAGCAACATGGTGCGGACCCTGCCGTGTTATCGGCCCAATCCTGGCCGACCTGGCTAAGAAGACACCGAACGTGGTATTCCTGAAAGTTGATGTCGATGAGTTGCAGGATGTTGCTACCGAGTGGGAAATCGAGGCCATGCCAACCATTTTGTTCCTGAAAGAAGGGAAAATTGTCGACAAGATTGTGGGAGCTAAGAAAGATGAGCTTGTTGAGAAAGTTGCAAGGTATTCGGCTGTGGCTGCTGCTTGA
- the LOC115713602 gene encoding uncharacterized protein LOC115713602 has product MAATDEFSGSASNDINKPFRFEGLHFKRWKQKMLFYLTMKKVAFVLTTLKPFVSEASTDKDKEAEREKQQKDLDSWIENDFLCKNFIFNGLSDNLYDYYNSDKSANEIWDDLQKKYDTEEAGTKKYAVNRYLKYQMGDDKPVEAQSHELQKIAHEIISEGMTLDEQFQVAVLIDKLPPSWKDFKSTLRHKTKEFSLESLITRLRIEEEARKQDQKDEVLVVSNNNTKKSTPAVLKPNGKNFKNQNCNSNSNSNRNNPPRNNNQSWNHNRNQHGRQQPPHKQNDPAQFLCYNCNKQA; this is encoded by the coding sequence ATGGCTGCTACCGATGAATTTTCTGGTTCTGCTTCTAATGATATTAACAAGCCTTTCCGTTTTGAGGGATTACATTTTAAGCGATGGAAACAGAAGATGTTGTTCTACCTGACGATGAAGAAAGTTGCTTTCGTTCTCACTACTCTGAAGCCATTCGTCTCTGAAGCTTCTACCGACAAGGACAAAGAGGCTGAACGCGAGAAGCAACAGAAGGATTTGGACTCCTGGATCGAAAACGACTTCCTctgtaagaattttatttttaacggTTTATCTGACAATCTGTATGACTATTATAATTCAGATAAATCGGCTAACGAAATATGGgatgatctgcaaaagaaataCGATACTGAAGAAGCTGGAACTAAAAAGTACGCTGTGAATCGCTACCTCAAGTATCAAATGGGGGACGACAAACCTGTGGAAGCCCAATCTCACGAGCTTCAGAAAATTGCACATGAGATCATCTCAGAAGGTATGACTTTAGATGAACAGTTTCAAGTTGCTGTATTAATTGATAAGTTACCCCCTTCCTGGAAAGATTTCAAAAGTACTCTCAGGCATAAGACTAAGGAATTTTCCTTAGAAAGTTTGATCACCCGCCTTCGTATAGAGGAGGAAGCAAGAAAACAAGACCAGAAAGATGAAGTGCTTGTTGTTTCAAACAACAACACTAAGAAATCCACACCAGCGGTTCTGAAGCCTAATGGCAAAAATTTTAAGAATCAGAACTGCAACTCGAATTCTAATTCTAACCGCAACAACCCTCCTCGTAACAATAATCAGAGTTGGAACCATAATAGGAACCAACACGGAAGGCAGCAACCTCCACATAAACAGAATGACCCCGCACAGTTTTTGTGTTACAACTGTAACAAGCAAGCCTAG
- the LOC115694757 gene encoding disease resistance protein At4g27190-like, which produces MACIGEIAVGVASAILGKIGEYTVAPVGRQLGYLFRYTTNVSELRTQLEDLNNATQRMERRVNEALNNCHEIEADVQTWQKNAEQISGEATTFLNAETHAKALCSCGSPHHLVTRHQLSRKANKMSINVRELLSKNKEFDSKSISFPRRPEDSSATPTKGYESFYSRGEIMKSILAAVRDGNKRIGLHGMGGIGKTMLAKEIARLAQEEKLFSKVVMTTVSQTPNIKEIQQHIAEKLGLKLEEKDSTGKRAELLRMRLKQDESKILLILDDIWNELDLEAIGIQEECRMLITSRDQQVLRNFMGVAESNVFLIGALQSSEAIDLFKSIIGDIEADYIKDLALKIVHECGGLPIAIATVAHALKNKKEEAIWKDAFRRLESSNYVEKKVYSSIKLSYDFLGSQEEEAKLLLLLCALHKEDEEIQVEDLTRYSMGWRLLQDIETVEDARNRVNLLVVKLKSHCLLLDATKTDKVKMHDVIRDVCIHIAKEDHGHRMMKNIAMCEDESTKAFKAISFVDYDDFDNLPPELECPSLELLLLSSAPTLESIPDEFFKQTGLLKVLIMNGTRLRSLPSSFASLQNLRTLCLRGSSLEDIAVIGQLTNLKALDLSRSSYIERLPKEIGALKRLQVLDLRKCTDLRVIEAKVISNLKEMEELYLPREFEGWDEIINEEGGIRNASLMEIKSLQQLTALSLCVPSEHVLPQGLFSEKLERYHISIGVEYFSFFSFDVVSNKWLSLCLSELDQVCARELISLMRRSECLSLTGSMSVNNVSPSLVNQGFPRLKYMRFHNNDGVQCIINSTDVAFLPRLESLILQQLRSLESICRGNKLPRGSFNELRTVVVSNCGRLKNLFPLSVAKLLHQITVEECEMIEEIIVREDGDEVGHNIDGDDDHSSSLQLRSLHLEYLPKLVQFYCSNHRAVWESDHSKPLFSETVAIPKLEYLTMMGTNIENLWPDQLMVSSSSSSSYMQNLTTLELERCDNLKYLFSFSVAQKFVNLQSIRVASCKGMEDIIRVVDQPGEEETTHHNQMERIDLFPKLEFLQLDGLSSLQRFCSATDSSSCMVFPLLSKLIIEKCPGMKAFVSCPTQPFYSEKVCFPKLEDLTMMGTNIEKLWPDQLMLSSSSSSSYMQNLTTLKVEMCHNLKYVFSFSLAQKFVNLKSIEVKYCEGMEDIIRVVDQPGEEETTHHNQMKRIDLFPKLESVELDRLSSLQTFCSAEKTSFPNLKVLYVSNCDNLKSLLSSAMPRSLVQLEKLSISECEKMEEVIVMSDHDKEYSSSSSGGTNTKAIIPFQNLRCLELCSLPNFIRFCELGDYCIECPLLLELEIMDCPKLKELFMGVKRTSSSCTINTTDNNVIGEEMDRMVSAPNKQILFKHNNKVIVPMLKTLKTDWSEVIKEIFEMSSNSIVLFPNLDTLHLTCTSPDEPIGVPNLKLFLYKYHTIRTLILWGSFVNMSSDDELTTNNTTNATTTHLTSTPSTSSLEKLWITDADMLDHVFGVEPSSHSNTTILLLFPNLKEIEVMGCRRLQSFAPSFMCFPNLETLEVSTCHGLRYLLSSSTATTLVQLQRMEIRDCDEMKEIIINHNGNEEEEEEENPRIVFRNLKELWLTNLPSLQSFFYSGNKVTMSIPNLEQLSIWRCPEMRRFSDGIVDPSASLLKTIRVEGETIDVERDDVNATLAKLFREDNNKNNNSDWDYDNNNLAH; this is translated from the exons ATGGCTTGCATTGGTGAAATTGCTGTTGGAGTTGCATCTgcaattctgggaaaaataggtGAGTATACAGTTGCACCAGTGGGACGGCAGTTGGGTTATCTGTTTCGCTACACAACCAACGTAAGTGAACTCCGGACTCAATTGGAAGATTTGAACAATGCCACACAAAGAATGGAACGCCGTGTCAATGAAGCCCTGAATAACTGTCATGAAATCGAGGCTGATGTCCAAACATGGCAGAAGAACGCTGAACAAATCTCTGGAGAGGCCACCACTTTTCTTAACGCCGAAACTCATGCAAAGGCCTTGTGCTCTTGTGGATCCCCTCATCATTTGGTGACCCGACACCAACTCAGTAGGAAAGCAAACAAGATGTCAATCAACGTACGTGAACTGCTCTCCAAGAATAAAGAATTTGATTCCAAATCGATTTCGTTTCCTCGTCGACCAGAAGATTCCTCTGCAACACCAACGAAAGGGTACGAGAGTTTTTATTCAAGGGGGGAAATTATGAAGAGCATATTGGCAGCTGTGAGAGATGGTAATAAGAGGATAGGGTTGCATGGAATGGGTGGAATTGGCAAGACTATGCTTGCCAAAGAAATTGCTAGACTAGCTCAGGAAGAGAAGTTGTTTAGTAAGGTGGTCATGACAACTGTTTCTCAAACACCAAATATAAAAGAGATTCAACAACATATTGCCGAAAAGCTTGGTTTGAAGTTGGAAGAGAAAGACAGTACGGGCAAGAGAGCAGAACTTCTTCGAATGCGATTGAAGCAAGACGAAAGCAAGATTCTATTAATCCTTGACGATATTTGGAATGAACTTGATCTAGAAGCTATTGGAATCCAGGAAGAGTGCAGGATGCTAATAACCTCTAGAGATCAACAAGTTTTACGCAACTTCATGGGTGTGGCTGAGAGTAATGTGTTCTTAATTGGAGCTTTACAGTCGAGTGAAGCCATCGATTTGTTTAAGAGCATCATCGGAGACATTGAAGCAGATTACATTAAAGATTTGGCACTTAAGATTGTTCATGAATGTGGAGGCCTGCCAATTGCCATTGCAACAGTGGCACATgctttgaaaaacaaaaaagaggAGGCCATATGGAAGGATGCATTCCGACGACTAGAGAGTTCAAATTATGTGGAAAAAAAAGTCTACTCCAGCATTAAGTTGAGTTACGATTTTCTAGGAAGTCAGGAGGAAGAGGCCAAACTATTGTTATTGCTTTGTGCTTTACACAAGGAAGATGAAGAAATACAAGTGGAAGACTTGACAAGATACAGCATGGGTTGGCGCTTGCTTCAAGACATCGAGACAGTGGAAGATGCAAGAAACAGGGTGAATTTGTTGGTTGTTAAATTGAAATCTCATTGTCTTTTGTTGGATGCAACTAAGACTGATAAAGTGAAGATGCACGATGTCATTCGAGACGTTTGCATACACATTGCGAAGGAAGACCATGGGCATAGGATGATGAAAAACATTGCTATGTGTGAAGATGAAAGTACTAAAGCTTTTAAAGCAATTTCCTTTGTTGATTATGATGATTTTGATAATCTTCCTCCAGAATTGGAATGTCCTAGTTTAGAATTGCTTCTTCTATCCAGTGCGCCTACTTTGGAATCTATTCCAGATGAATTTTTTAAGCAAACTGGCCTGCTTAAAGTTTTGATTATGAATGGTACACGCCTGAGATCATTACCTTCGTCTTTTGCTTCTCTTCAAAATCTCCGAACATTATGTCTGCGTGGTTCTTCTCTAGAAGACATAGCAGTGATTGGTCAGTTAACGAATTTAAAAGCTCTTGATCTGTCCAGGTCTTCTTACATTGAGCGGTTGCCAAAAGAAATAGGAGCATTGAAGCGTTTGCAAGTGCTAGATCTACGAAAATGTACGGATTTAAGAGTGATCGAGGCAAAAGTCATTTcaaatttgaaagaaatggaAGAGCTCTATCTTCCTCGTGAATTTGAAGGATGGGATGAGATTATTAATGAAGAAGGCGGAATAAGAAATGCCAGTCTTATGGAGATAAAGAGTTTGCAACAACTGACAGCTTTAAGTTTATGTGTACCAAGTGAACATGTTTTGCCACAgggtttgttttctgaaaaattGGAGAGATACCATATATCTATTGGAGTTGAATATTTCTCCTTCTTTTCCTTTGATGTAGTTTCAAACAAGTGGTTGAGCCTATGCCTCTCTGAATTGGATCAAGTGTGTGCACGTGAACTGATATCGTTGATGAGAAGGTCCGAATGTTTGTCATTAACAGGATCAATGTCTGTGAACAATGTTTCTCCATCTTTGGTTAATCAAGGTTTTCCTAGATTGAAGTATATGAGATTTCATAATAATGATGGGGTTCAATGTATCATTAATTCGACCGACGTAGCCTTTCTTCCACGTTTGGAGTCACTCATACTCCAACAATTAAGAAGCTTGGAAAGCATATGTCGTGGCAATAAACTCCCAAGAGGCTCATTCAATGAATTGAGAACGGTGGTAGTGAGTAATTGTGGTAGATTAAAGAATTTGTTCCCTTTGAGTGTGGCCAAACTACTTCATCAGATTACAGTAGAAGAATGTGAGATGATAGAAGAGATCATAGTGAGAGAAGATGGTGATGAAGTTGGCCATAACattgatggtgatgatgatcacTCTTCTTCTTTGCAATTACGTTCCTTGCATTTAGAGTATTTACCAAAGTTGGTCCAATTCTATTGCTCCAACCACAGGGCAGTTTGGGAGTCAGATCATTCGAAGCCTTTATTCAGTGAAACG GTTGCTATTCCTAAATTGGAGTATTTGACTATGATGGGAACCAACATAGAAAATTTATGGCCAGACCAACTTATggtatcatcatcatcatcaagttCTTACATGCAAAACTTAACAACCTTAGAATTGGAAAGGTGCGATAATTTGAAGTATCTATTCTCTTTCTCTGTTGCTCAAAAGTTTGTAAACTTACAGAGTATACGAGTCGCAAGTTGTAAGGGAATGGAAGACATAATAAGAGTAGTGGATCAACCTGGAGAAGAAGAAACTACTCATCATAATCAGATGGAAAGGATTGATTTGTTCCCTAAATTAGAATTTCTTCAGCTTGATGGCCTTTCATCCCTCCAAAGATTTTGTAGTGCAACAGATTCATCATCGTGTATGGTATTTCCACTCTTGTCAAAGCtaataatagaaaaatgtcCAGGAATGAAGGCATTCGTTAGCTGTCCCACACAACCCTTTTATTCTGAAAAG GTTTGTTTTCCTAAATTGGAGGATTTGACTATGATGGGAACCAACATAGAAAAGTTATGGCCAGACCAACTTAtgctatcatcatcatcatcaagttCTTACATGCAAAACTTAACAACCTTAAAAGTGGAAATGTGCCATAATTTAAAGTATgtattctctttctctcttgctCAAAAGTTTGTAAACTTAAAGAGTATAGAAGTCAAATATTGTGAGGGAATGGAAGACATAATAAGAGTAGTGGATCAACCTGGAGAAGAAGAAACTACTCATCATAATCAGATGAAAAGGATTGATTTGTTCCCTAAATTAGAATCTGTAGAGCTTGATCGCCTTTCATCCCTCCAAACATTTTGTAGTGCTGAAAAG ACTTCATTTCCCAACTTAAAAGTGTTGTATGTTTCGAATTGTGACAATTTGAAGTCTCTGTTATCATCTGCCATGCCTCGAAGTCTTGTACAACTTGAGAAATTAAGTATATCTGAATGTGAGAAGATGGAAGAGGTAATAGTTATGAGTGATCATGATAAGGAatattcatcatcatcatcaggtGGCACCAATACTAAAGCAATAATACCATTTCAAAATCTTAGATGTCTTGAGCTTTGTAGTCTTCCAAACTTTATAAGGTTTTGTGAATTAGGAGATTATTGCATTGAATGTCCATTGTTGCTTGAATTGGAAATCATGGATTGTCCTAAACTGAAGGAATTATTTATGGGTGTTAAAAGGACATCATCATCATGTACTATTAATACTACTGATAATAATGTTATTGGTGAAGAAATGGATAGGATGGTGTCTGCTCCTAATAAACAAATTCTCTTCAAACACAATAATAAG GTAATTGTCCCCATGCTAAAGACATTAAAGACTGATTGGAGTGAAGTAATTAAGGAGATATTTGAGATGAGTAGTAATTCAATAGTATTGTTTCCCAACCTTGATACACTTCACTTGACCTGCACATCTCCTGATGAACCAATTGGTGTACCAAATTTGAAGTTATTCTTATACAAATATCATACAATTCGTACACTTATATTGTGGGGCTCCTTTGTGAATATGAGTAGTGATGATGAATTGACCACCAACAACACTACCAATGCTACTACTACTCATCTTACATCTACACCTTCTACTTCTTCTTTGGAGAAACTATGGATTACAGATGCTGATATGCTTGATCATGTGTTTGGGGTGGAACCATCATCACATAGTAATACTACTATTCTTCTCTTATTTccaaatttaaaagaaattgaagTTATGGGATGTAGGAGATTACAGAGCTTTGCACCCTCCTTTATGTGTTTCCCCAACTTGGAAACTCTAGAAGTATCAACATGCCATGGGCTGAGGTATTTATTGTCTTCCTCAACAGCAACCACTCTTGTACAATTGCAACGAATGGAAATAAGAGATTGTGATGAAATGAAGGAGATTATTATTAATCATAATGGTaatgaagaagaggaagaagaagaaaaccccCGAATTGTTTTCCGGAATTTGAAGGAACTATGGCTAACGAATTTGCCCAGTCTCCAAAGCTTTTTCTACTCAGGAAATAAAGTTACCATGAGTATCCCAAATTTAGAACAATTATCGATCTGGAGGTGTCCTGAGATGAGGAGGTTTTCAGATGGGATCGTAGACCCCTCTGCATCATTATTGAAGACAATTCGGGTTGAAGGAGAAACAATTGATGTGGAAAGAGATGATGTTAATGCAACCTTGGCAAAACTTTTCAGGGAagataacaataaaaataataattccgATTGGGATTACGACAACAATAATTTGGCTCATTAA